The genomic segment TAAGGTCGTGGGCTATAATGCTGAATCTCAACAAGGCTGGTTAGCGAAGCTAGGTCTAAGTTCAGTTTATTCCAGTGTGATCATTCTCATATCCGGGATTGGCATACTCATATTGCTTTATATTTTAAAAATCTATCTTAAAAACCGTCAGTTAAAATCGCCTTTTGATTACTCCATTCAGCAGTTTAATCAGTCTTTAAAAAAAGATTTAAGAAAACAGCCTGTGGAAACTTTTCATCAGTGGATGTTAAGGCTATCTCAGCAAGTTCAGGACAAAGATCAGACTGTATTTTTTGAAGCAATTAGACTATTTGAAAAATCAATTTATTCAGGCAGGGAATTCTCAGACCAAGATCTGAAACAATTCAAAGATTTGCTTAAAACTTGTACGTATATATTGAAAATTAAATGAAAAGACTTGTTTTGAGATCGAAAAATTTATAATATGCCAAGCATTCTAGGTGTATAGCTCAGTTGGTTAGAGCGCTACGTTGACATCGTAGAGGTCTCCAGTTCGAGTCTGGATATACCTACCATAATTCGATTATAGATGTATTTATATGTACATATATGGTCACTAAAAGCTCCTAAATTCAATAATTTAGGAGCTTTTTTTATATTCTATGTATTTATATGGATCTATATAGTACAGCCCTATTTGTATCACCACGTGTATCACGGTTTAATAATCGAACTCGTGATACAAGGTATGATGCATGCTACGGAAAGATATAAAGAAACGACCACTCAGTGAAAAAACTTTAGCTTCTTTAGAGCCTGAAGAAAAAGATTACCGTGAACTTGACGGCGCTGGCTTATATTTTTTAGTCAAGAAACATGGGACAAAATCTTGGCAGTACCGTTATAAAAATACTGAAGGCAAATGGGCATGGATTGGTATTGGTGCATATCCTAATGTGAGTGCAAAACTTGCTCGTCAAAAAGTACAAGAATTTAATTTAGCCATATCTAGAGGTGAAGCTTTAAAATCAAAAAAAGTATTGGTTGAAGAACGTAAAGAGTTGGAAAGTCTTTATTTTAAAAATCTAATGGATGATTGGTTGGATACAAAATCAAGTAAGTGGGGGGATGCGACATTTATCAAAGCTAAGAAATCGATTTATAAACATCTGATCCCCGTTTTTGGTAAACATAATTACAGGCAAATCAAGCCGAAAGAATGGTTCGATTTTTTCCAAAGTCTACAACGTAATTTAGGCATTCATACACAAACTGAGAAACTGGTATCCTATGTGCGTGGTTGTTATGACTGGGCAAAATTTCAGGGCAAGATAGATTCAAATCCGATTGAAGGCATGAGCAAGCATCTAGATGATCATGTGTCAGGGAATATGGATTTTGTAAGCATTGAAGAAGTCCCCACTTTGTTGAAGAAAATTCGTAGTAATAGAAAGCGCGCAATCGGTATTGGTCTTGAATTACTGATTATGCTCTTTCCTCGTCCAGGTGAACTGAGAAATGCAAAATGGGAACATTTTGAGTTTAAGAAAGCTTTATGGACCAAACCTGCAGAAATGACTAAGACCCGTCAGGAACATCAAGTGCCTTTACCTAAGCAAGCTATTACCTTACTTAAAGAATTAAAAGCGATTCAGCCCGAATCAGAGTTTCTGTTTCCGAGTCGTTTATCGGTCAATAAGACGATTAGTGATATGACCTTTAATTTGGCTTTGAAGCGTTTGGGTTATCAAGGCAAGCAGGATCCTCATGGATTTAGGCATCTTGCAAGTACCATTTTGAATGACACATTCAGTAAGAAAGAGCAAGTGATAGAAGTGTGCCTGGCGCATAAGAAAAAGGGCGTAAAGGGTATCTATGATAAATCACAGCATTTAGATGAGCGCCGTGAACTGATGCAGTGGTGGGCCGACTATTTAACTAAAATCGCTCTATAAAAAGTAAACCTTTTTCTTGAACTTTGATGAAAAACTCTCTGAACGAATCGAGTGCTGTGATCAACTGATATCAACATGTTTTTATTAAAAGTTGTAATGAAACGCACTGATTTAAAGAAAAAAGGTTACTTAGCAGATACAGTACTTACTGCACTAGAAGTAGAAATGAAAGATTATCGTCTATGGGATAGTCCAAATTTATATTTTTTAGTAAAGGCGAATGGCAGTAAAAGTTGGCAGTTCAGATATAAGAATGAAATTGGAATATGGACTTGGAAAGGACTAGGTCAATATCCGAAAGTGAAGTCTAGCCAAGCTCGAAAAATTGCACGTACCTTCTTAAATGAAATAGAAGAAGGTACATTTTTCAAAAATAGAGAAGAGGAAGCCCAAACATATTCTCTGACGACATTAATGGAAGGTTGGCTCAATACAAAGCTCATAAACTGGGACAAAAATACCTATCAAAAAGCAAAGGCATCTATTCAAAAACATATTTACAGCAACTTTGGTCAGCATGATTTTAGATATATCACAGCTAAAGAATGGTTTGATTTTTTTCAAAATCTGCAGCGAGATGTTGGAATCAAAAGCCAAGTAGAAAAACTATTTTACTATGTTAAGGATGCTTACGATTGGGCGGAGGTAAGTCATAAATTTAAAGAAAATCCAGTTAAAAATTTAAAAAAACGTTTAGATAAATATAAGGGTAATAATTTAAAGTTTGTTGAAATTGGTGAATTACCTAAACTATTAGAAAGTATAAGATCATATCCAACTAAATCAGTCGCGATAGGGCTTGAGCTGATGGTGCTTTTATTCCCACGACCAGGCGAATTACGGTTAACAATGTGGGAACATTTTGATTTAGAAAAGAAAATTTGGATCAAACCTCCAGAGATTACAAAAACTAAAAAAATACATAAAGTGCCGTTATCTGAGCAAGCGGTAAAGCTTATCTATCGGCTAAAGCAAATTCAGCGAGAATCGGATTATTTGTTTCCAGGAAGAAATTCACGAATGCAACCACTTTCAGATGGGACATTTAATAAAGCCTTAAAGTCTTTAGGTTACGACAATAAACAACATCCACATGGTTTTCGACATCTTGCCTCTACTGCGCTTAACGAAGCTTTTAGTAGTAAATCACAAGTGATTGAAAAAGCCTTGTCGCATGTCAAACAAGGAACTAAGGCTGTATATGATAAAGCAGAACACTTTGAAGAAAGATCCGATCTCATGCAGTGGTGGGCTGACTATGTGTATTCACTTAGCTGATTTCTTAATATAAAGATTTAAGAGTCACCTTAAGGTGACTTTTTTTTCCAGTTTTATCTCAAAATAATTTTCAATTTTTGGTCTTTGCTACGCTCTACTTAATGTCTTTATTTGAGATTAAAAATGGGTTTTGTGATTAATAGAAATGAATCTGAATTAACTGAAAACATTGAACAATCTGAAGTATTCAGCATTGTTCAGATAAAGCCTTTCTTATTGAGTTACAACACGGTATGTAAGCTTCTAGGTATAGAAAGAAACGCATTGCGAAATTTAATGAAGAAAGATGACAGCTTCCCAGAACCCTTGAAAATGGGGCAATCTCGTCAAGCAGCTGTCTATTTTGATCGGGAAGAAATTGAAGTGAACCGTACCGGGTTTGTCGGAGACTTTTTTATTTAAGTTAGGCCACCTGACCTAACGGGTTAATCTTATCATAGTACATTGCTTCAAACTCAAAAGGCGATACATAACCCAGTGCACTGTGTACACGCTTTTTATTGAACCAATCTACCCAGTTTAGTGTCGCAAGTTGTACATCTGCTAAACCTTGCCAATCTGCTTTTAGATATTCAATTACCTCTGTTTTGTATAAGCCATTCACCGTTTCAGCCAAAGCATTATCGTATGAATCACCAGTCGTACCGACTGATGCTCGTAAATTTGCTGCTTCTAAACGATTGGTATAGCGAATGGAAAGATATTGCACACCTCTGTCGGAATGATGAATCACATTCTTTGGCATGCCGCGATCATGCAATGCTTGCTCCAATGCATCGAGCACCATATCTGTATTCATCCGTGTAGATACTTTCCATCCAACAATTGCTCGTGAAAACACATCAATAATAAAGGCGGTATAGACCCAGCCTGAATGAGTTTGAATATACGTAAAGTCACCGACCCATAGTTGGTTTGGATGATCAGCACTAAAATTACGTTTCACTAAATCATCTGCCCGTTTTTGGTCATCCCGGCTACGGGTAGTTTGTTTATTCTTACCGCGCCAAACACCTTGTATACCTAGCTTCTGCATCAATCGAGCAACTGTACAACGTGCAATCACATAGCCTTCACGTTTCAGTTGTTGCCAGACCTTACGCACACCGTATCGACCTGAACTTTCTTTCCAAATTCGTTTAATCTCCTCAGCATGATGCAAGTCATGTAAATCTCGCTTTGCTCGATGTTCTGGATTTTCGCAGAGATCTAGAGTCCGGTAATAGGTTGAAGGTGCGATCGGTAAAATTCTACAAATCGCCTCGACTCCGTACAGCTCTTTATTATTATGGATAAAATCCACCATTATTTGTGTGGGCGGTCGAGCTCCGCCTGGGCGAAAAAAGCGGCTGCTTTACGTAGAATTTCATTGGCGCGTTGCAGTTCTTTATTTTCGCGTTCGAGTTGTTTGATACGTTCTTGGTCTGAAAGCTGCTGTACTTTAACTGGATTTTGTTTATCTAAATATTTTTGATACCAAACACGTAGTGTTTCAGGAGTACAACCTATCTTGGGAGCAATAGCGGTGATCGCAGCCCAATTCGATGGATAATCTTTTTCAGATTCAATCAATAATTGAACCGCTCTTTCTCTGATTTCAGGGGTATATTTTAATTTTGTCATCGGGATAGTCTCTCAGAATATTGACTCTCCGACAAACCCGGTACGGTTCAAAGTCTGGTATCAAAGGTTTAAAGAAAGATGCCGAGGTCAAAATGAGAAAATTTAAGAAGTTAGAGAGGATTCTAGAAGTGGCCAAAAAAAATGGTAAATATCAGATAAGTAAACAATACGCTGTAGTCACCAAAATGTATCAGCCATATATCAATATGACCGTTAATCAAATTGATATTGATGACATATTAGAGAATAAGAATAAAAAGCCAGTCATATTACAAGAGGGCTTCTGGATTGAGGATAAGAAGGGGACGTATCTATTTTGTGGCTATACGGCGTTGTGTATGTACATGCATCTTAAATACGTCGGAATGGATGAAATCGTAAAACAGTTATACGGCAAAAAAGCATTAATTGACGACGAACAATACGAGCTACAGACGATGAAATACTGCTAAAGATTGGAAATATTACATGAAAACAATCATGAAAATTTAATCCTTGTTAGTGTAAGAGATGTATTTGCATCGATAAAAGGTACACGTCAATAATATTGAAAGAAGCGTAGGTAAAAAATGAAAAAATTCAAAGCACTCATCACTCTTGTGAATCATGCTAAAGAATCTGGATGTGAAGTTTTTAAAAAGTCTGATATTTATTTTTTGACAGGAGCATATCAACAAGAATATGACCGCCTTTGTGATGAATAAGATTTATATGGGGAGGAAAATGAAGATTATGTCAGTAAAGAGAGATACGACCAAAAGGGTGGATTTTGGATGCAAGCAGGTTGTGATGGAATTTTTTATTTAGGTATGACCATGGCTGAAGTTTATGAGACTTTGAATGAAGATAGTGTTGGAGACCAATATGGTCACTTGTTTGGCGATAAACCCTTATCACCTCAAGAGTTAGATTTCTTAGCAACAATTCAAGCAAGTTAATACATGATGAAATTATGAACCACCTTCGGGTGGTTCTATTTCAGTTATTTAAAAAATAAACAATTATTGATTGTCTGAAGATGCGGATCGTGGTGTGAGTATGAATCGTTTGGTATCGGTAAAATTGGGTATGCAGTTTTATCTCTTGAGGAGCACCCAAATTGCAGATAAGCATTCTTAGGGGTGCTCTCTATTCTAAAAATATGATTTATTCAGACTGTATAACCATATAAAAAATTGATAATAACTCATTAGAGAGTTCTTGGTAATTGATAATCCCTTGCTTGTTAAAGCCATATTTTTCAAAGTACTGGTTGTCTGTAAAGTAAGCAACTGCTTCAAAAGTATTGAGGTGTTGTGCTACATCTAACTTGTTGCAAAATATCGGATTGAACTGAAGTTGTAGCGCCGTAGCTTCAATGATTTTTGTCGCAATAATTTTAGAAATTTGACGGACATTTAAATTTCGAATTACTGAGTGGATCGAAAAAGGGATATGACTCGGTGAACTGCTCATAATAGATTCCAAGATAATTTTACTTAAATGGTCTGTTATGAAAGAATGCAAAGGTAAAATGTCGAAATTTTACATTCTTTTCATTTCAGTGATTTGAGATGAAAAGCATGAGTGCTTTATTGTCGAGATAAGGCACTCATGCACATACACTATTCTTCATATTAAATTTCCTCTTTTAATTTCTTTTGATGATGTCTTTTTGTCGAAATAGACAATAAAATACTGACAATATATATATTTAAAATTGTCTATATAGTCAAGTTTTATTGTCGATTTATGGTGTTTTATGCTGGCTGAAATGGATTCTGAGTTGTTTTGTGCTCGGCTCAAAGAAATAAGAAAACAAAGAAAATTGACTCAGCAAGAACTTGCTGAAAAGTCTGGTATTCCATCTACGTCGATTTCCCATATTGAAGCTGGCTCTCGTAAGCCCTCTTTAGAAAATTTTTATAAGCTCGTGGTTGTCTTAAATGTGTCTGCTGACTATCTACTAGGGCGTACAGAACGTTGTTCAGATGTAGGTAACGATCCTATTGCTAAATCAATTCAAGAGTTACCTGAGTTGGAGAAAGAGATGATTCAGAAATTTATCTTGTCTTTGCAAAAGTAACGTGAGCATCAGGCTAACTCATATTACCAACCGATCTTATAAGTCTTAATTTGGTTCCCACTTAAAAAACAAGTGGGGACTTAGTCCATGAGTATGGATATATATTTTACAAGACATATGGTTGCTAAAAAAACGTAGAATATACAGCAAAGAATTCAAACTCAGCATTGTAAATTCCTGCAAAGATCCTCATGCCTCGGTTGCACTGAAGCATAGTCTTAATGGCAACCTCGTCAGTCGTTGAATCATGAACATTCATCATGATGGTGTATGTAGAATCCTGTTCATATTAAGCCAGTCAGCAAAGCTGAAAGGGCTGGATCCGTATGCCTATCTCAGTGATGTGCTGAAAAGGTTACCGACGCATTTTACAGGTATTTTTATGTGCTGATCTTTTTAGAGTTTAGCTATATCACGAAAATAATATTTTGATAGTTCAAACTACTAATTCCATTCTTTCCCATAATCTGCCAAAGACGGTTCTGCATTTGCCACATACAAAATACTGCTCTTCCCTGTTTTAAGACGTGTAATTGCGGTATAGAACAAGGCATGGTCTTTGAGTTGATAGATTTTATCCCAAACCACCAATAGCGCCTTAGCTTCCCAACCTTTAAAACTGTGTACCGTACAGACTTTAATACGGGTATCGCCTTTAAAAAACCACATCTTTTTTTGGCGAGATTCAATCGGATCTTTAGAAAAAATATCAATATATTTTAAACCCAGACACTCTAATACTTTGCAGACCAACAATCCAATATCATGTGTCTGTACAAGAATGGTCATATCCGAATGACTTAACTCTAACTGAATGACTTCATTCTTAAAACTCTTAAATTCATCTAGAAACGCAGTTTCTGTGATTTCAGGTAAATTGCGCCATACTAATGTAGCCTCTTCGATGACACCAAAATCTAAAGCACCTTGTAGCTCATTTTTAGACTCTGACTTAATCACTTTTTCTATTGGTAAGAAGAGCTCTGCATATCGGTTGGCTAAGGGAATCAAATTATCAGGTAAACGATACGTCTGTTTTAGTTCTGCCCAGGCTCCACGAAAACCAGCATTTTTCATGACATCATCTGTCCACAAATCAGCAGATGCATAGATATCCTGTGTTGTATCAGCACATAACAACATTTCACCGCCATCGGCTAATAATTTCTTAAGAATATCCCACCACTGAGGATTAAAGTCTTGCCCTTCATCCACCAAGATTGCATCATATTTTTCTGGTTCACTTATATCTAAAGCATTTTGTACTATACTGCACAATGCAGCTGACGATGGGAAATCAGAGACTTTAGCATTTGGATCTTTTTTTAATGCTTCTTCCGCAGTTTTTTTTGCATTTATGAAAACCTCAGCATACTCACGCTCTAATCCAGCGTCATAACACAATCGTCGACATAAATAATGAAAATTAATCCAAGTCGCCGCTTTACGTATATGTGGATATTCACGTACTGCTAAATCCTGAAGGTAATTTAGTAGTGTGATATTAAAAGTGACAATCAAAACCGACTTTTGCTCTTTCAGAAGTGTTGCAGCTCGCCCTGCAACAACCACAGACTTACCTGATCCCGCTGGACCTTTCAAACGCCTAAAGCCTGAATCAGTTCTTTCTTTAATAAATTTAAGTTGTTGGGGATTATAATTTAATGGTTCTCGTTGCTCTTTACTTGATTCTGGTTCTCGAAGCCATACTCTCAATTGCTCAGCAATGATGTTATTCATATACTTAGATGATATTCGGGCAATACCCGTTGGAAAATTTTCAATTAATCCTTTTTGAAAATTATCTCTTCCAAAAACAACGTAACTATTATGTTTATCATCTTCAGTCGGTTTAAATATCTTACGATTCCGACTTTGGAATATTGGATAGAATAATTGTTCAATCTCCTTTTCAGATGCCGATGGCAAAACAAGTCCGCAAGACACCACCACTCCGTATTCAC from the Acinetobacter sp. YWS30-1 genome contains:
- a CDS encoding tyrosine-type recombinase/integrase codes for the protein MLRKDIKKRPLSEKTLASLEPEEKDYRELDGAGLYFLVKKHGTKSWQYRYKNTEGKWAWIGIGAYPNVSAKLARQKVQEFNLAISRGEALKSKKVLVEERKELESLYFKNLMDDWLDTKSSKWGDATFIKAKKSIYKHLIPVFGKHNYRQIKPKEWFDFFQSLQRNLGIHTQTEKLVSYVRGCYDWAKFQGKIDSNPIEGMSKHLDDHVSGNMDFVSIEEVPTLLKKIRSNRKRAIGIGLELLIMLFPRPGELRNAKWEHFEFKKALWTKPAEMTKTRQEHQVPLPKQAITLLKELKAIQPESEFLFPSRLSVNKTISDMTFNLALKRLGYQGKQDPHGFRHLASTILNDTFSKKEQVIEVCLAHKKKGVKGIYDKSQHLDERRELMQWWADYLTKIAL
- a CDS encoding tyrosine-type recombinase/integrase, which codes for MKRTDLKKKGYLADTVLTALEVEMKDYRLWDSPNLYFLVKANGSKSWQFRYKNEIGIWTWKGLGQYPKVKSSQARKIARTFLNEIEEGTFFKNREEEAQTYSLTTLMEGWLNTKLINWDKNTYQKAKASIQKHIYSNFGQHDFRYITAKEWFDFFQNLQRDVGIKSQVEKLFYYVKDAYDWAEVSHKFKENPVKNLKKRLDKYKGNNLKFVEIGELPKLLESIRSYPTKSVAIGLELMVLLFPRPGELRLTMWEHFDLEKKIWIKPPEITKTKKIHKVPLSEQAVKLIYRLKQIQRESDYLFPGRNSRMQPLSDGTFNKALKSLGYDNKQHPHGFRHLASTALNEAFSSKSQVIEKALSHVKQGTKAVYDKAEHFEERSDLMQWWADYVYSLS
- a CDS encoding IS3 family transposase (programmed frameshift), which gives rise to MTKLKYTPEIRERAVQLLIESEKDYPSNWAAITAIAPKIGCTPETLRVWYQKYLDKQNPVKVQQLSDQERIKQLERENKELQRANEILRKAAGFFRPGGARPPTQIMVDFIHNNKELYGVEAICRILPIAPSTYYRTLDLCENPEHRAKRDLHDLHHAEEIKRIWKESSGRYGVRKVWQQLKREGYVIARCTVARLMQKLGIQGVWRGKNKQTTRSRDDQKRADDLVKRNFSADHPNQLWVGDFTYIQTHSGWVYTAFIIDVFSRAIVGWKVSTRMNTDMVLDALEQALHDRGMPKNVIHHSDRGVQYLSIRYTNRLEAANLRASVGTTGDSYDNALAETVNGLYKTEVIEYLKADWQGLADVQLATLNWVDWFNKKRVHSALGYVSPFEFEAMYYDKINPLGQVA
- a CDS encoding helix-turn-helix domain-containing protein; this translates as MLAEMDSELFCARLKEIRKQRKLTQQELAEKSGIPSTSISHIEAGSRKPSLENFYKLVVVLNVSADYLLGRTERCSDVGNDPIAKSIQELPELEKEMIQKFILSLQK
- a CDS encoding nuclease-related domain-containing DEAD/DEAH box helicase, giving the protein MMNNRLISPSKDQWDKLRQPLEAGEIQFIEYLDQYLPQGWEIYIQPHLNGLCPDIVILHPKIGIGVFEVKNWDFKAMQYGIEEFSNGKKHLYAVNSQGEKISYVKKNPVDQLLLYRKEILDLYCPILSRREYGVVVSCGLVLPSASEKEIEQLFYPIFQSRNRKIFKPTEDDKHNSYVVFGRDNFQKGLIENFPTGIARISSKYMNNIIAEQLRVWLREPESSKEQREPLNYNPQQLKFIKERTDSGFRRLKGPAGSGKSVVVAGRAATLLKEQKSVLIVTFNITLLNYLQDLAVREYPHIRKAATWINFHYLCRRLCYDAGLEREYAEVFINAKKTAEEALKKDPNAKVSDFPSSAALCSIVQNALDISEPEKYDAILVDEGQDFNPQWWDILKKLLADGGEMLLCADTTQDIYASADLWTDDVMKNAGFRGAWAELKQTYRLPDNLIPLANRYAELFLPIEKVIKSESKNELQGALDFGVIEEATLVWRNLPEITETAFLDEFKSFKNEVIQLELSHSDMTILVQTHDIGLLVCKVLECLGLKYIDIFSKDPIESRQKKMWFFKGDTRIKVCTVHSFKGWEAKALLVVWDKIYQLKDHALFYTAITRLKTGKSSILYVANAEPSLADYGKEWN